One stretch of Euphorbia lathyris chromosome 7, ddEupLath1.1, whole genome shotgun sequence DNA includes these proteins:
- the LOC136201076 gene encoding 7-deoxyloganetin glucosyltransferase-like, translating to MSSSSSPHAVFVPLPLQGHINPMLQLAKLLHQKGFHITFVNTEYNHRRLLRSRGPEFINKIPNFWFETIPDGLPPSDADCTQDIPSLCAATQKNCLAPFRKLLSKLRNSREVPPVSCVVSDCFVSFTIKASQEVQIPDFLFWTASACGLMGYLHYRTLIEKDFTPLKDASYLTNGYLETKIDWIGGMEGIPLKALPSFITTTDREDILFNFVMSETENARYGSGVIVNTFDDLEDQVLKHLASILPNPIYTVGPIQFLLQNNGEKNGVNSIKTNLWKDQSGYLEWLDSKQPKSVVYVNFGSITTMTSKQLVEFAWGLANSKKEFLWIIRPDVINGESAIVPVEFLEEVKERGFLASWCQQEEVLSHSAIGGFLTHAGWNSTLESLCGGVPVICWPFFAEQVTNSWFCRNKWGMGMEIGHDVSRNEIENLVNELMNDDGGNEIRKKAEEWKRKAEMATSSPNGLSYMNFEKLINNLLLS from the exons AtgagttcatcttcttcacctCACGCAGTGTTTGTTCCATTACCATTACAGGGACACATAAATCCGATGCTTCAATTAGCAAAACTTCTACACCAAAAGGGTTTCCATATCACTTTTGTAAACACAGAATACAATCACAGACGTCTCTTGAGATCAAGAGGCCCTGAATTCATCAACAAAATCCCTAATTTCTGGTTCGAAACCATCCCGGACGGTCTTCCTCCGTCGGATGCTGACTGTACTCAGGACATCCCGTCCCTCTGTGCAGCCACCCAGAAAAATTGCTTAGCTCCATTTAGGAAGCTTCTCTCTAAGCTCAGGAATTCAAGAGAAGTTCCTCCTGTAAGTTGTGTAGTTTCAGATTGCTTCGTGAGCTTTACAATCAAAGCTTCTCAAGAAGTTCAAATCCCCGATTTCCTTTTCTGGACGGCCAGTGCTTGTGGTTTGATGGGTTACTTGCACTATCGCACTCTAATTGAAAAGGACTTCACACCATTGAAAG ATGCTAGCTACCTAACAAATGGATATCTAGAAACTAAGATTGATTGGATTGGAGGCATGGAAGGTATACCTTTGAAAGCTTTGCCAAGCTTTATAACGACTACTGATCGTGAGGATATTTTGTTTAACTTCGTCATGAGTGAAACTGAAAATGCTCGGTATGGTTCTGGTGTTATTGTTAATACATTTGATGACTTGGAGGATCAAGTTTTGAAACATCTTGCTTCCATCCTTCCAAATCCGATTTACACCGTCGGTCCTATCCAGTTTCTTCTTCAGAATAACGGAGAAAAAAATGGTGTAAACAGTATAAAAACCAATCTTTGGAAAGATCAATCTGGGTACCTAGAATGGCTCGATTCAAAACAGCCGAAATCTGTCGTTTATGTGAACTTTGGTAGTATAACGACCATGACATCTaagcaattagttgaattcGCTTGGGGACTCGCAAATAGCAAAAAGGAATTCTTGTGGATAATAAGGCCAGATGTTATAAATGGCGAATCTGCAATAGTTCCGGTGGAATTCTTAGAGGAAGTTAAAGAAAGGGGATTTCTAGCAAGTTGGTGCCAGCAAGAAGAAGTGTTGAGTCACTCTGCAATTGGAGGATTTCTAACGCATGCTGGATGGAATTCTACTTTGGAAAGTTTGTGCGGAGGTGTGCCAGTGATTTGCTGGCCTTTCTTTGCTGAGCAAGTGACGAATAGTTGGTTTTGCCGAAATAAGTGGGGAATGGGAATGGAAATCGGCCATGATGTAAGTAGGaatgaaattgaaaatttagTTAATGAATTAATGAATGACGATGGAGGAAATGAAATAAGGAAGAAAGCGGAGGAATGGAAGAGGAAAGCAGAGATGGCTACTTCATCTCCTAATGGATTGTCGTAtatgaattttgaaaaattgatCAATAACTTGCTTCTTTCATAA